The following DNA comes from Pseudomonas marginalis.
CAGGCAGTTTGAGGGCAATGCCGATATCGCCGTTCATCAAGCCCAGGCCGTAATCGTTGCGCGTCATCAACACCGGACGGCCTTCGTACCATTGCTCATCCCCCTCGATCAGCCGCACTTTGCGCAAGGCGGCCGTGATGCGTAGGTTCAGTCCCTCCACCCCCCAAGGGCCCTTGCGCACGGCGCAGAGCAGTTGGAACGCATCGAAGGCTTGCAGCAGTTGCTGGGCCCAGTGGGTCCAGGCGAGGTCATCGCGCGGGGTGTCGACGGTGGGGCGCGCGCTGTGCAGCAGGTTGAGGTAATAGCGATAACCCTGGGCGCCGTCGCCCTGCCCGTCCAGCACCAGGCGCTCCAGGGCGTGGTCGTGCTCGCCTTTGAGGCTGACGCAGAATAAGTCGCTGTGGCTGCGCGCGGCCAGCAGCTTGCGGGCCTCTTCGGCGTTTTGCTGGTTGACCCAGCGCGCCAGTTGGCCGATGCCGCTGCCTTCGCCGAAACGCCGTGAGTAGCGCAACATCACCACTTGCTGGGCCAAGGGATGGCTGCCATCGAGGTCTTCGTGCAGGCCACTGGCGCTGAGGTCTTCGCCGCTGACGGTTTGCAGCCATTGGCGGGTGTGGGGGCTGTACCAACCAGCTTCGGCGTCGCGGCACAAATCACCGAGTACGGCGCCGGCCTCTACCGAGGCAAGCTGGTCCTTGTCGCCCAACAACACCAGGCGAGCATGGGGCGGTAACGCATCCAGCAGGTTAGCCATCATTTCCAGGTCGATCATCGAGGCTTCGTCCACCACCAGGACATCCAGGGGCAGCGGGTTGCCAAGGTGATGGCGGAAGTGCCGAGTGCCCGGGCGACTGCCCAGCAAGCGGTGGACCGTGGTGACCTGGGTCGGGATCTTTTCCTTCACGCTTTGCGCCACTGTCAGCGACAGCACTTGCTGGCTGATGGATTCGGTCAAACGCGCGGCGGCCTTACCGGTCGGCGCGGCCAAGCGGATACGCAGCGGGCTGCCGGACTCAACGGCCGGCGCCTGCAACAGCGCGAGCAGGCGCACCACGGTGGTGGTCTTGCCGGTGCCGGGGCCGCCGGTGACGATGCTGAATGCACCGCGGGTGGCCAGGGCGCAGGCGAGTTTTTGCCAGTCGATCACGCCATCGGGCGCCGGCTGGTCAAACAAGCCATTCAAGCGCTGGGGCAAATCGGCGGCGACGTTTTCCTGGGTGGCGAGACGCAGGCGCAAGGCGCTGTCGATACGTCGTTCGTAAGTCCAGTAGCGGCGCAGGTACAGGCGTTTGCCCGACAGTACCAGGGGACGACTGTGTGCCGATTCGCTGCCGTCCACCGCCAGGGCGACCAACGGGCTGGCGGCCAGTGCATGGCACCAGTGGGCGCCGTCGAGGCCGTCGAGCAATTGCGACGGCAGCAGCATGGCGCCGCTTTGCAGGTCGCCTTCGGGCGGCAGGGACAGGGCAAAATCCGGCGCGTTGAGGGTTTCGAACAGGTCCAGGCACACATGGCCGTGGCCGAGTTGATGGCTGGTCAGCGCCGCCGCCAGGAGGACCAAGGGGTCGGCGTGTGGATCGAGCTCGTGCAGGAAGCCCACGAACGCCTTGTCCAACGCCCGCAGCCACCCCCTGTCAACCCAACGCTCCAGCAGGTGCACCAGGTCGGCGGCGCGGCTCAAGGGCGCTAACGCCTCAAGCGGTAACGGCGACAGGCTCATAACAACACTCCTTGTTCCCAGGCAGGCTCAGCCTTGGGCGGGATGGGCTTGCCCTGGAACAGCAGGTCCAGGCTTTCGATCAGTTCCCGTGGCGGCCGGGTGAAAAACGCCCCTCGGCTGACGGCCTGAGTGCCGCGCAGGAACAGGTACAGCGCGCCACCCACATGACGGTCGTAGTCGTAGTCCGGCAGGCGCGCCTTGAGTTGACGATGCAGCGCGAGCAGGTAAAGCACGTATTGCAGGTCGTAGCGGTGCTCGAGGATCGACTGTTCCATGGCGTCCTGGGTGTAGGCCGAATCGTCAGGGCCGAGCCAGTTGGATTTGTAGTCGGCCACGTAGTAACGGCCGTCATGTTCGAAGGTGAGGTCGATAAAACCCTTGAACATGCCGTTGAGCAGCACCGGTTCGGCGGCGACGCGGGACACACCGTTGTGGGTGTACTGGCACACCAGCTTGTCGAGGGCGAGCACGTCGACTTTATGGCTGGCGAACCAGAACTCCATTTCGATCTGGTAGTGCTGCAGGTCGCTCAGGGCGACCTGGTCGTTATCCACCGGCAGCGGCGTGTGCAGCAGATGGCCCAGCCAATCGCTGAGGGTGACGATCCAGCCTTCCCAGTTGCGGCGATTGCAGCGCGCGCCTACGGCGTGTTCGATGGCTTGCGAGGTCACGTTGAAGCCTTCTTCCCCGGCCCACTCCAGCAGGCCATGAAGGAAGGTGCCGGGGTTCGGACCGCGTGGGAAACGGTGAATGTCTGCGCCGGACGCCGCCACGTCACGCGGTGCATCGGGATCGAGACGTTCGTCATCGAAAAGCTTTTGCGCCTGTGGGCTTTCGGGCGCTTCAAGGTTGGCGACGCTCATGCTGTCGCCAATGCGCAAGGCACTGTAGGACGCGATCCACCAGTTCTCGGCGGCCTTGCGCTTGGGTAACAAGGGCGCGAGCAAGTGGGCGGTGTTGCGCGGCGGGTGGAACAGGATGTCCTGGGCGTCGGGCACAGGGGCGTAGTGGATGGCCGGGCAGCCGTCCTGCAGATCCAGCAGCCAACGCGCGAGGCCGGCAGACTCACTCAACGACGCACCGGCGCCGAGCAAGTAACCCAGCGCCGACAGGTGCAGTACCGAGCTGCTGCTGTTGCCACGTTTGAGGTCGGCAACGCCGAGCCAGCAGGCATGTTTGGCGCGGGTCAGGGCCACGTAGAACAAACGCAGGTCTTCGGCCAGGCGCTCATCGTCGGCCTGGGCGATCAACTCGGCGGTCGGGCGCAGGCTGACGTGGGATTTGCCGTGTTCATCGTGGTAATGCAGCGGCAGGCGACTGCCGTCGACCGGCTTGGCCGAGCAGATGAAAGGCAGGAAGACCAGGTCGTACTCCAGGCCCTTGGATTTGTGAATGGTCACCACCTTGACCAGTTGCTCGTCACTTTCCAGGCGCAGGATTTGCTCTTCGCCGGCCTGGCCGGACAACGCCAGGTGCTCGGCCAGGTGGCGGATCAACGCCTGTTCGCCGTCCAGTTCCGACGCGGCTTGTTGCAACAACTCGCTGAGGTGCAACAGGTTGGTCAGCACACGTTCGCCGTCGCTGCGGGCGATCAGGGTTTGCGGCAGTTTGAAGTCGTGCAGCAGGCGACGCAGCATCGGCAACACGCCTTGGGTGCGCCAGATCGTGCGGTAGCCTCGGAACTGCATCACGCGGCTTTCCCACGCCAGTTCGTCCTGGTTCAGACGCTCCAGTTCCGGCAGTGACAGGTTCAAGGTGACGCAAGCCAGGGCGGCCCGCAGCGGCCGCTCGACGTCCGGCTCGGCACAGGCCTTGAGCCAGACGAGCAGGTCGTGGGCTTCCTGGGCGGCGAAGACAGAGTCCTTGTCGGACAGGTACACGCTGCGCACGCCACGGGCGGCCAACTCGGCGCGCACGGCCTGGGCTTCCTTGCCGTCGCGCACGAGGATGGCGATGTCCGACGGCAGTACGCCTTGGAAGCTGTCGTCCGGCTGCAGGAAACCGGCCGTACCTTGCTGCCCGCCGTTGAGCAATTCGACAATCCGGGTGGCGCAGGCACCGGCCAGTTGTTGGCGGTACACCGCGTTGGAAACCGGCTGGTCGGTGGGCAGGTGCCACAGGTTCATTGCCGGCAACGTTTGGCCGTCTACCTGCAGCTTTTCCTTGCGGCCTTGGGATAGCACCGGGTGGAACGGCACCGGGTTGTCGCCATTCGACTCCCGGAACAGGAACGCGCCGCGGCCGGTTTCCGCCCGCTGGAACACGTGGTTCACTGCCTCGACCATCGCATGGCTGGAACGGAAGTTGGTGCCCAGGGTGTGATGACGGCCGAGCGTGGATTTGCGCGCACGCAGGTAGGTGTAGATATCGGCGCCGCGGAAGGCGTAGATGGCTTGCTTGGGGTCGCCAATCAGGAACAGGCCGCTGTCGAGGTGGTTCTCTTCGATACGGTAGATGCTGTCGAAGATGCTGTACTGCACTGGGTCGGTGTCCTGGAACTCGTCGATCAGGGCCACCGGGAACTGCTCGCGGATCACACTGGCCAGACGCTCGCCGCCATCGGCTCGCAGGGCAGCGTTGAGGCGGATCAGCATGTCGTCAAAGCCCATTTCGGCACGACGGCGTTTTTCTTCTTCAAAGCGGTTGCCCACCCAAACGGCAGCGTGTTGCAACACCGCCGCGTCGGGGGTTGGCAGCGCGTCGAGGGCGGCCTTGAGGCCGGCCATGGCGTCGATGCCGGGGTGTTGCGGCGGGTCGCCCTTCCAGGCTTCGGCCATGCCGTCGGGGGTGAGGCGAGTGAAGCCGGTGCCGATGTCCAGTTGCTCGAGGGTTTCGTCAGCGGCCCAGGCGCTGATCTTTTCGAACCAGGGCTCGAAGTAACGCGCTTGCATCTTGCGGCCGTCGACGGCTTTGGCGGCTACGGCTTGCAGACAGATATCGCGTAGCTCGGCGGCCCATTGTTGCCAGGGAGCCTTGATGTTTATCAACGCTTCACGGCGTTCTTGCAGGCAAGCGTTGATCAACTCGGCGGGTTCGCGGGTTTCATCCGTCGGCCGTTCGCTGCCGAACAGTGCGCGCACGCGTGGCATCAACGCGGCCGGGCCGCCCCAGTTGTTGCGTACCCAGTTGAGTACGTCGTCGTGCATCGGGTAGCAGAACAGTCGCCAATAATCGCGCAGCACTTCGCCGAGCAGGTCACTGTGGTCGGTTTCCAGGGTCTGGGTGAACAGGCTGCCGCTGTCGAACGCGTGTTCGCGCAGCATGCGCTGGCACCAACTGTGAATCGTGGAAACCGCCGCTTCATCCATCCACTGGGCGGCGATGTCCAGGCGGTTGGCACAGGCGGGCCATTGCTCGGGGAGGTATTGCGCACGCAGGTCGGCGATCAGCGCGTCGGGCTGTTCAATCTCTTCGCGGAAGAAACGTGCAGCTTCGGCCAAACGAATGCGGATGCGTTCGCGCAGCTCTTTGGTGGCGGCATCGGTAAAGGTCACCACGAGGATTTGCGGCGGCAGCAGTTCACGGCCAAAACCGGACTCACCGTCACCGTGGCCAAGGACCAGACGCAGGTACAAGGCGGAGATGGTGAAGGTTTTGCCGGTGCCGGCGCTGGCTTCAATCAGCTGGCTGCCATTCAACGGGAAGGCCAGGGCCAAGGGTTTGCTGCTCATGGGCCGGCCTCCTCGCCTGTGAGTGATCGCCATGGGGCGTTGATGAGCGGTCGATACAAGGTTTCGCACCAGCCTTCGAACTCTTCGCTGGCGGCCAGGGCGGCGTAATCGGGGAACTGTCGGGTGAGCGCCGGGGTTTCGCGACGCTCGCCGTCGGTGGTCAGGCCGTCACCTTCATAGGCTTTGCTCGCGGCGGCGTGGGCTTTGACCGGATCGGTTTGGCTGAGCCAGGCGAAGGCAGTCTTGACGGCTACCGGGAGCGGCTCTCTCATGCCGCTGTGCCAGGCCAACAGCAGGTTGCCGAGGATTTCCCGGGCGATGGGCTTATCCAGCGGGGCCAGTAGCAACGTATCGTCGCTGGCCACCAACCCCGTGCTCAACGACAGACCGCAGGCACAGGCCACCACATGATTGACCCAAGGACGAATCAGACGATGCCATTTGCGTGTTTTGATCGAGCCGATGCTATTGGGGATGGTGGTGACACTCAGCAATCCGCCATCACTGCGTCGATGCAGGCCGCTGATCCAGCCTTCCAGCGCTATACCTTGATGCTCGAAACTGATCGGTTCTGCAGCGGTGTGTGGCGTTGGCCAGAGCGCCAGCAACTGCTGGTAGCGTTGCAACAAGTCGGGCAGGGGCTCAATGAGTTCGTTGCGCAGGCACTCGCCGAAACCAACCATCGGCAACAGGCCACTGCCTTGCAGCCGCAGAGCCTGGGCGTTGAGGGCCTGGTCGAGGTGCTCGGGCTGGGACAGCGCAGCGTTCAACAGGCTGTCGCTCAGGCTGTAGCGTTGCAGCGCGTCAAGCACGAAGGGTTCTTCATCGGCCAAGGGTACTTCGGCGGCTTCGAAGAACACTTTCAGACGCTGGCTGAAGAAGTGTTTGACCGGATTGCGTAGGAAATCCTGTAACTGGCCGAGGCTCAGGGGCTCCTCCTGTTGGTGCTGCGCCAGTTGGTCTTCCTGTGTAACGGCATCCGGGGCGGCGTGGAGTAACTGCCATTCGCGGGCGTAGCTGAACAGCGGATCACCTTCGTGGAAGTAACGGGCGCTGAAGGGTTGGAGCGGGTGTTCCTGGGTCATCGCGTCCAGTAGCGGTGTTTCTTGTGCGTTGTGCCAGCCACTGGCGATATGGTCGCGCAGTTGGCCGATGAGTACAGAGGCCGGGCGCTCGCTGTTATCGCGGATGCTACGGCCGACCCAGCTGATATAGAGCTGGTCGCGGGCGGACAGCAGGGCTTCGAGCAGCAGGTAACGGTCGTCTTCGCGGCGCGAACGGTCGCCGGGCCGGTAGTCGCTGCCCATCAGGTCGAAATCCAGCGGTGGTTGGGCGCGTGGGTAGTCGCCATCGTTCATGCCGAGCAGGCAGACGAGTTTGAAGGGGATGGCGCGCATGGGCATCAGGGTGCAAAAATTGACAGCTCCGGCGAGGAAGCGCTGGGACAGACGGCCTTGATCCAGGCCGGCCAGCCAGGCTTCGCGGACTACGGTAAGCGGTAACTCATCCTGCAGGCCAACGGACTCGCAGGTTTCCAACCAGGTTTCCCTGAGTTGCTCAAGCTGACCCAACAGGTAGTCGTCGTGCTCGCTGCTGGGTAGGAAGAAGAGTTGCATCAGGCGTTGCAGACGCTCGCCCCATTCGTGGGGTGCTGCGGGTTGTGACAGCGCTTGATGGGCATCGCTGAGCGCATCAAGCAAAGCGACCAGTGGGCCGATCAAGGCCGCATCAAGCCCGCCGATTTCGTCGTAGGGCTCAATGCCTTCGCAGGCTGCACCGGTGCCGACGGCGTAGCCTAGAAGCATACGGCGAAGGCCAAATCGCCAGCTGTTTTGTTCCAGATTACTCGGCAGACCGAGACCCGCGCGTTGCTCGGCGTTGAGCCCCCAACGGATGCCAGCGCCTTCGATCCAGCGGTGCAGTGTGGGCAGATCGCGCTCCTTGATGGCGAAGCGTTCGCGCAAGGCCGGGACATCCAACAGGTCGAGAATCTCGCTGACGGGGAAGCGGCTGTCGGGGAGTTTGAGCAGGTGTTCAACGGCGATCAGCAGGGGATCGCGGCCGCGCTGACCTTGATCGGTCAGGGTGAAGGGGATGAAGCGGGGATCGATTCTGTCCAGTTGACCGAATACCGCGCGGATATGCGGCGCATAGCTGTCGACGTCGGGGACCATGACGATGATGTCCCTTGGGCGAAGCGTGGGGTCGGCGCTGAAGCGTTGGAGCAATTGGTCGTGGAGAATCTCCACTTCGCGTTGGGCGCTGTGGGCAATGTGGAAGCGGATGGATGTATCACGCTCCAGATCGACAGCCGGCCATTGTTCCCGAGTCTCATTGAGCGGGCGCAGTTCGAGGATATCGTCCTGAAGCTGGTTGAGCAGTGTGGTGGGCTCGCTGTCGCTGAACAGGTCGATTCGACCATCGCGAAAAGCGGCGCGGTAGCTGTTGGGATCGTCGTAACTGTCCAGCAGGCTGATGTAATCACGACCTTGTTTGCCCCAGGCGGCCAACAGCGGATGAGCATGTTGGTGCAGGGTTTGTGGGTCGATGGTAACGGGCATGCCGGCTTTGCGCGCCTGGCGCTTGTATTCGTTACGCAGCAGGTCTTTGTCGGCCACGATGTCGGACCAATGGTGGCGACACGGGTTGTGCACGCACAGCAGGACTTGGCTGAAACGGGCCAGGCCGGCCAGCGCCTCCAGCGCTTGGGCGGGCAAGGAAGAAATCCCGAAGACAATCACCCGGGAAGGCAGCCCCTTCGGCGCTTGCTCAAGCGCATTGATACGTTCGATAAAGCGCTGGTGCACGCCGGCGCGGCTTTCGGCCATGCCCTCTTCACCGACGTCCAACAGCAGCGCGCGCCATAACTCGGCTTGCCAGCAGTTGGCCGGGCTGAGTGGCTTTGATTCGCCTCGACCGTTACGCAATTGATGACGGCCAGCGGCCCAGTCTTCCAGCCAGTCAGCGCGGTAGACCTGGTATTGGTCGAACAGGTCAGCCAGTCGTTCCGCCAGTTGGTAGCGTTTGCGCAGGTCGGAGTCGTGGGTCAAGAAGCGTTGCAACGGCTCGAAGTGCTGTTGATCGATGAGTTCCGGGAGCAGGCGCATCAGGCGCCAAGTGAGCGGGGCTTTATCGAGCAGGGATTTTGGAGGGATTTCGTCACGTCCCAGGACCATGCGATAGAGCTGCCACATGAAGCTGCCGGGGAGCTGTACATCGATGGCGGCGGCAATTCCGCAGCCTCCCATATCGTCGTCTTCCGGGTCTTCAGCCAAGGCCAGTTTGAGCCACTGGGCAATGCCGTTGCTTTGTACCAGGGCGATTTCGTTTTCCAGGGGCGCCAGGGGATAACGGCGCATCCAACTCACCACCAGGCTGCGCAGTTCGTCCAAGCGGTTGCCGTGAACCACCATGAATCCAGCACTGAGGGACGTCGCATCCGGCATAACGGCTTCCTTGGGAAAAGCAAAATCGAGGGCATGGACTTTAGCACTGAAGCCCCTCCCGAGGCGCCTCCTCGCACTTTTCGAGCGCCCAAAACAAAACCCCATCTGCTTTCGCAAATGGGGTTTCGGAATTTAATCTTGACGATGACCTACTCTCACATGGGGAAACCCCACACTACCATCGGCGATGCATCGTTTCACTGCTGAGTTCGGGATGGGATCAGGTGGTTCCAATGCTCTATGGTCGTCAAGAAATTCGGGTACTGAGTCGTGGCCGGCTGGCCTCGCTTCAGCAAATTGGGTATGTGACAGCTGTCGGTGTTTTGTAAGATCTCGAACTTTCGGTTCATTGCGTCTTCACACACCGCAATCTGGCCTTTCGACGCAAATTGCTTGGGTGTTATATGGTCAAGCCTCACGGGCAATTAGTATTGGTTAGCTCAACGCCTCACAGCGCTTACACACCCAACCTATCAACGTCGTAGTCTTCGACGGCCCTTCAGGGGACTCAAGGTCCCAGTGAGATCTCATCTTGAGGCTAGTTTCCCGCTTAGATGCTTTCAGCGGTTATCTATTCCGAACATAGCTACCCGGCAATGCCACTGGCGTGACAACCGGAACACCAGAGGTTCGTCCACTCCGGTCCTCTCGTACTAGGAGCAGCCCCTCTCAAATCTCAAACGTCCACGGCAGATAGGGACCGAACTGTCTCACGACGTTCTAAACCCAGCTCGCGTACCACTTTAAATGGCGAACAGCCATACCCTTGGGACCGGCTTCAGCCCCAGGATGTGATGAGCCGACATCGAGGTGCCAAACACCGCCGTCGATATGAACTCTTGGGCGGTATCAGCCTGTTATCCCCGGAGTACCTTTTATCCGTTGAGCGATGGCCCTTCCATACAGAACCACCGGATCACTAAGACCTACTTTCGTACCTGCTCGACGTGTCTGTCTCGCAGTCAAGCGCGCTTTTGCCTTTATACTCTACGACCGATTTCCGACCGGTCTGAGCGCACCTTCGTACTCCTCCGTTACTCTTTAGGAGGAGACCGCCCCAGTCAAACTACCCACCATACACTGTCCTCGATCCGGATAACGGACCTGAGTTAGAACCTCAAAGTTGCCAGGGTGGTATTTCAAGGTTGGCTCCACGCAGACTGGCGTCCACGCTTCAAAGCCTCCCACCTATCCTACACAAGCAAATTCAAAGTCCAGTGCAAAGCTATAGTAAAGGTTCACGGGGTCTTTCCGTCTAGCCGCGGATACACTGCATCTTCACAGCGATTTCAATTTCACTGAGTCTCGGGTGGAGACAGCGCCGCCATCGTTACGCCATTCGTGCAGGTCGGAACTTACCCGACAAGGAATTTCGCTACCTTAGGACCGTTATAGTTACGGCCGCCGTTTACCGGGGCTTCGATCAAGAGCTTCGCGTTAGCTAACCCCATCAATTAAC
Coding sequences within:
- the recB gene encoding exodeoxyribonuclease V subunit beta, translated to MSSKPLALAFPLNGSQLIEASAGTGKTFTISALYLRLVLGHGDGESGFGRELLPPQILVVTFTDAATKELRERIRIRLAEAARFFREEIEQPDALIADLRAQYLPEQWPACANRLDIAAQWMDEAAVSTIHSWCQRMLREHAFDSGSLFTQTLETDHSDLLGEVLRDYWRLFCYPMHDDVLNWVRNNWGGPAALMPRVRALFGSERPTDETREPAELINACLQERREALINIKAPWQQWAAELRDICLQAVAAKAVDGRKMQARYFEPWFEKISAWAADETLEQLDIGTGFTRLTPDGMAEAWKGDPPQHPGIDAMAGLKAALDALPTPDAAVLQHAAVWVGNRFEEEKRRRAEMGFDDMLIRLNAALRADGGERLASVIREQFPVALIDEFQDTDPVQYSIFDSIYRIEENHLDSGLFLIGDPKQAIYAFRGADIYTYLRARKSTLGRHHTLGTNFRSSHAMVEAVNHVFQRAETGRGAFLFRESNGDNPVPFHPVLSQGRKEKLQVDGQTLPAMNLWHLPTDQPVSNAVYRQQLAGACATRIVELLNGGQQGTAGFLQPDDSFQGVLPSDIAILVRDGKEAQAVRAELAARGVRSVYLSDKDSVFAAQEAHDLLVWLKACAEPDVERPLRAALACVTLNLSLPELERLNQDELAWESRVMQFRGYRTIWRTQGVLPMLRRLLHDFKLPQTLIARSDGERVLTNLLHLSELLQQAASELDGEQALIRHLAEHLALSGQAGEEQILRLESDEQLVKVVTIHKSKGLEYDLVFLPFICSAKPVDGSRLPLHYHDEHGKSHVSLRPTAELIAQADDERLAEDLRLFYVALTRAKHACWLGVADLKRGNSSSSVLHLSALGYLLGAGASLSESAGLARWLLDLQDGCPAIHYAPVPDAQDILFHPPRNTAHLLAPLLPKRKAAENWWIASYSALRIGDSMSVANLEAPESPQAQKLFDDERLDPDAPRDVAASGADIHRFPRGPNPGTFLHGLLEWAGEEGFNVTSQAIEHAVGARCNRRNWEGWIVTLSDWLGHLLHTPLPVDNDQVALSDLQHYQIEMEFWFASHKVDVLALDKLVCQYTHNGVSRVAAEPVLLNGMFKGFIDLTFEHDGRYYVADYKSNWLGPDDSAYTQDAMEQSILEHRYDLQYVLYLLALHRQLKARLPDYDYDRHVGGALYLFLRGTQAVSRGAFFTRPPRELIESLDLLFQGKPIPPKAEPAWEQGVLL
- the recC gene encoding exodeoxyribonuclease V subunit gamma, translated to MPDATSLSAGFMVVHGNRLDELRSLVVSWMRRYPLAPLENEIALVQSNGIAQWLKLALAEDPEDDDMGGCGIAAAIDVQLPGSFMWQLYRMVLGRDEIPPKSLLDKAPLTWRLMRLLPELIDQQHFEPLQRFLTHDSDLRKRYQLAERLADLFDQYQVYRADWLEDWAAGRHQLRNGRGESKPLSPANCWQAELWRALLLDVGEEGMAESRAGVHQRFIERINALEQAPKGLPSRVIVFGISSLPAQALEALAGLARFSQVLLCVHNPCRHHWSDIVADKDLLRNEYKRQARKAGMPVTIDPQTLHQHAHPLLAAWGKQGRDYISLLDSYDDPNSYRAAFRDGRIDLFSDSEPTTLLNQLQDDILELRPLNETREQWPAVDLERDTSIRFHIAHSAQREVEILHDQLLQRFSADPTLRPRDIIVMVPDVDSYAPHIRAVFGQLDRIDPRFIPFTLTDQGQRGRDPLLIAVEHLLKLPDSRFPVSEILDLLDVPALRERFAIKERDLPTLHRWIEGAGIRWGLNAEQRAGLGLPSNLEQNSWRFGLRRMLLGYAVGTGAACEGIEPYDEIGGLDAALIGPLVALLDALSDAHQALSQPAAPHEWGERLQRLMQLFFLPSSEHDDYLLGQLEQLRETWLETCESVGLQDELPLTVVREAWLAGLDQGRLSQRFLAGAVNFCTLMPMRAIPFKLVCLLGMNDGDYPRAQPPLDFDLMGSDYRPGDRSRREDDRYLLLEALLSARDQLYISWVGRSIRDNSERPASVLIGQLRDHIASGWHNAQETPLLDAMTQEHPLQPFSARYFHEGDPLFSYAREWQLLHAAPDAVTQEDQLAQHQQEEPLSLGQLQDFLRNPVKHFFSQRLKVFFEAAEVPLADEEPFVLDALQRYSLSDSLLNAALSQPEHLDQALNAQALRLQGSGLLPMVGFGECLRNELIEPLPDLLQRYQQLLALWPTPHTAAEPISFEHQGIALEGWISGLHRRSDGGLLSVTTIPNSIGSIKTRKWHRLIRPWVNHVVACACGLSLSTGLVASDDTLLLAPLDKPIAREILGNLLLAWHSGMREPLPVAVKTAFAWLSQTDPVKAHAAASKAYEGDGLTTDGERRETPALTRQFPDYAALAASEEFEGWCETLYRPLINAPWRSLTGEEAGP
- the recD gene encoding exodeoxyribonuclease V subunit alpha codes for the protein MSLSPLPLEALAPLSRAADLVHLLERWVDRGWLRALDKAFVGFLHELDPHADPLVLLAAALTSHQLGHGHVCLDLFETLNAPDFALSLPPEGDLQSGAMLLPSQLLDGLDGAHWCHALAASPLVALAVDGSESAHSRPLVLSGKRLYLRRYWTYERRIDSALRLRLATQENVAADLPQRLNGLFDQPAPDGVIDWQKLACALATRGAFSIVTGGPGTGKTTTVVRLLALLQAPAVESGSPLRIRLAAPTGKAAARLTESISQQVLSLTVAQSVKEKIPTQVTTVHRLLGSRPGTRHFRHHLGNPLPLDVLVVDEASMIDLEMMANLLDALPPHARLVLLGDKDQLASVEAGAVLGDLCRDAEAGWYSPHTRQWLQTVSGEDLSASGLHEDLDGSHPLAQQVVMLRYSRRFGEGSGIGQLARWVNQQNAEEARKLLAARSHSDLFCVSLKGEHDHALERLVLDGQGDGAQGYRYYLNLLHSARPTVDTPRDDLAWTHWAQQLLQAFDAFQLLCAVRKGPWGVEGLNLRITAALRKVRLIEGDEQWYEGRPVLMTRNDYGLGLMNGDIGIALKLPESDGGPQVLRVAFPRNDGQGGVRFVLPSRLNDVETVYAMTVHKSQGSEFTHTALILPDALNPVLTKELIYTGITRAKRWFSLIEPRGGVFEEAVRRKVKRLSGLMLALGQESELSDAVLSLRHHPENT